Proteins from a single region of Ischnura elegans chromosome 2, ioIscEleg1.1, whole genome shotgun sequence:
- the LOC124153908 gene encoding condensin complex subunit 3 has product MAVKNLQVLRSKMKHAFNEAQFKTVHTKEIKDLQSAFGEYSLRDFMIEFISCLKIPLSYAKKLVSVERTLDFAAKFCVSFVPENEEEEDEDNATVDPLLNGIFEFIFKNHGVSSEAVRFRVCQFANRLLESLPPSAGLDMNLWNQLHKCMSERLKDKRPAVRAQAIMALRRLQDPCDKNCSVIQAMKFHLANDPSAEVRLSVLSTIATTNDTVMDVVMRTRDVSETVRRHAYEFLAEKVDVRILSIQHRERLLQAGLNDRSDVVKRFVKTKFLAKWLKSCNEDILSLLSILDVTNWTKPGLLELVLKCLCSKFEIEDLISYTELDKEAKTVPLASLTPERALFWRYTAQYLSEMDEGNSTEMMERILPNLSPMCDYIRSFFSSSYGNVQKDDSFSLNLERKFILKQLVEATKLYDYSDETGRSNLKDLLIDLLLSNVVEVDLVPAIVPILEGVIPKTVDFIQLISDTVEKIHCPCVSQKRPLPEWEVRERKIKKAKIRVEINEEIEKQENAIIQKDFLLAQTIKETLRNLESQLESLDLESFVETDTIKEQNDPVTLIKCLEIIVSMLQSSKIKAISPTLTNLREDFVMKCITVTDNYTVHSKSLEALALFCHLDKELAKTNFVFFFCVISRTTDEDLELGVSALKAIFDILCLFGIESFDVADMPEGFDDKPTEKERRSRIMDDVIDSVSTDDLESDSSGIAASHKEKKNVNLMTILTSLLDHKHSKMRSVAVEGLCKLLFLSKIFSPELLSRLVLMWYTPTSGADDENYFHQLMGTFFPSYAMHCEGAQESLASASLIALRTLMDAPDTSPLATVDLLSVSSFFLDLTRPGVSRAEPEVNMHNHMGIAFCQEVFESSDALALQTVLLRSLSMMDIALDDPLQKQQYTALHNKLTKFLSDKVCLRYLKKFYAKIQQNERLSDEMERSKDSDCLESKETDDLEATKETDDLERSKEQFERVVPDADEENVITLGPQRVSILLRMQRPLVDAPDVTVIGPSDESDDDFLETAKADITDKTKNSINGSPKSLEDFDVESPQFSRKRKFTKR; this is encoded by the exons ATGGCTGTGAAAAATCTTCAGGTCTTGAGAAGCAAGATGAAGCATGCATTTAACGAGGCCCAGTTCAAGACAGTTCATACAAAAGAAATAAAGGATCTACAGAGTGCATTTGGAGAG tattcactGAGAGACTTTATGATAGAGTTCATCTCTTGCCTCAAAATACCATTAAGCTATGCGAAGAAACTAGTTTCAGTCGAGCGAACCTTGGATTTTGCTGCTAAATTCTGTGTCTCCTTTGTCCCTGAAAATGAAGAAGAGGAGGATGAAGACAATGCTACTGTGGATCCCCTTCTAAATGGAATCTTTGAGTTTATTTtcaaa AATCATGGAGTTTCAAGTGAAGCAGTTCGTTTCCGTGTGTGTCAGTTTGCCAATAGACTGCTTGAATCGCTTCCCCCAAGTGCTGGCTTGGACATGAATCTGTGGAATCAGCTTCATAAGTGCATGAGTGAGAGGCTTAAG GACAAGAGACCAGCTGTTCGGGCCCAGGCAATAATGGCTCTGCGAAGACTGCAGGATCCATGTGATAAAAATTGTTCCGTCATTCAAG CAATGAAATTCCATCTTGCAAATGACCCCAGTGCTGAGGTCAGATTGAGTGTCCTCTCAACCATCGCCACCACCAATGATACTGTAATGGATGTGGTCATGAGAACACGGGATGTTAGTGAAACCGTGCGCCGTCATGCTTATGAGTTTCTTGCTGAAAAGGTTGATGTGAGGATCTTATCCATTCAGCACAGAGAAAGATTGCTTCAAGCTGGACTTAATGATCGTTCTG ATGTTGTAAAGCGGTTCGTGAAGACTAAATTTCTGGCAAAATGGTTAAAAAGTTGTAACGAAGATATTTTATCTTTGTTATCCATCCTTGATGTGACCAATTGGACTAAGCCTGGTCTTCTGGAGTTGGTACTCAAGTGTTTATGCAG TAAATTTGAAATTGAAGACCTGATTTCATACACGGAGCTGGACAAGGAGGCAAAAACTGTTCCATTGGCCAGCCTTACACCTGAGAGAGCTCTTTTCTGGCGGTATACAGCTCAGTATTTAAGTGAAATGGATGAAGGAAACTCAAcagaaatgatggaaagaattCTACCTAATCTATCTCCAATGTGTGATTATATCAGGAG TTTCTTCAGTTCTTCGTATGGAAATGTCCAGAAGGACGATAGTTTTTCTTTAAACCTTGAGCGGAAGTTCATTCTCAAACAACTTGTGGAGGCAACAAAACTCTATGATTATTCTGATGAGACAGgaag ATCTAATTTGAAGGACTTGCTGATTGACTTGCTCTTAAGCAATGTAGTGGAGGTTGATTTGGTGCCAGCAATTGTACCTATCCTAGAGGGAGTTATTCCAAAGACTGTTGATTTCATCCAACTGATATCAGATACTGTGGAGAAGATACATTGCCCATGTGTTTCTCAAAAGAGACCATTACCAGAATGGGAAGTCAGAGAGAGGAAAATTAAG AAAGCTAAAATAAGAGTAGAAATCAATGAAGAGATAGAAAAGCAGGAGAATGCAATCATTCAAAAGGATTTCTTGCTTGCACAGACCATAAAGGAAACTCTTAGAAATCTTGAATCTCAGCTTGAATCATTGGACTTGGAGTCTTTTGTTGAAACAGAt ACGATCAAAGAGCAGAATGATCCAGTCACATTGATTAAATGCTTGGAAATTATAGTGAGCATGCTACAATCGTCAAAAATCAAGGCAATATCTCCAACGCTTACCAATTTAAGAGAGGACTTTGTGATGAAATGCATCACG GTCACTGATAATTACACTGTCCATTCAAAAAGTCTGGAAGCTCTTGCATTATTTTGTCATCTGGATAAAGAGTTGGCCAAAACTAATTTTGTCTTCTTCTTTTGTGTG atttcaagAACAACTGATGAAGATCTTGAATTGGGTGTATCTGCTTTGAAGGCCATATTTGATATTCTTTGCTTGTTTGGAATTGAATCATTTGATGTTGCAGACATGCCTGAGG gTTTTGACGATAAGCCCACTGAGAAGGAAAGGAGAAGTAGAATAATGGATGATGTCATTGATTCAGTCTCTACAGATGACTTAGAAAGTGACAGTTCTGGGATTGCTGCATCACACAAGGAGAAGAAGAATGTGAACTTGATGActattttaacctcattattGGATCATAAG CACTCCAAAATGAGGTCTGTTGCTGTGGAAGGACTGTGCAAGTTGCTGTTTCTCTCCAAGATATTTTCTCCAGAACTTCTGTCTCGGCTTGTTTTGATGTGGTACACCCCTACttcag GAGCTGATGATGAGAATTACTTTCATCAGCTGATGGGAACTTTTTTCCCATCATATGCAATGCATTGTGAAGGAGCTCAAGAGAGTTTGGCATCTGCTTCCCTAATAGCATTGCGGACATTAATGGACGCACCCGACACGTCCCCATTGGCGACTGTGGATTTATTAAGTGTTTCATCATTCTTTTTGGATCTCACTCGTCCTGGAGTGTCCCGTGCTGAG CCTGAAGTCAATATGCACAACCACATGGGAATTGCATTTTGTCAGGAAGTATTTGAAAGTTCTGATGCATTAGCCCTTCAAACGGTGCTGTTGCGCTCTTTATCAATGATGGATATTGCTCTGGATGATCCATTGCAAAAGCAGCAGTACACCGCATTGCATAACAAACTCACCAAG TTTCTCAGTGATAAGGTGTGCTTGAGGTACCTGaaaaaattttatgccaaaatacAGCAGAATGAGAGGCTTAGTGATGAAATGGAGAGAAGTAAGGACTCTGACTGCTTGGAAAGTAAGGAAACAGATGATTTGGAAGCTACTAAGGAGACAGATGATCTGGAAAGGAGTAAGGAGCAATTTGAAAGAGTTGTTCCTGATGCTGATGAAGAAAATGTCATCACTCTGGGTCCTCAAAGAGTCAGCATCCTCTTACGTATGCAGAGGCCCCTGGTG GATGCTCCTGATGTTACTGTTATTGGCCCATCAGATGAGTcggatgatgattttctggaaaCAGCAAAGGCTGATATTacagataaaacaaaaaattccatcaatGG CTCTCCAAAAAGCCTTGAAGACTTTGATGTGGAATCTCCACAATTTTccaggaaaagaaaatttacgAAGAGGTGA